A stretch of DNA from Gimesia chilikensis:
GTTGCTCTGATGGTTTTCTGCTCGCTGCGCTCGGCCCGAATTTTATTCGGGCCTACCCGGTTGTGGGCTGGTTCTGGATTGTTTGTTTCAGACTGGGCTAAGGCCCTGCGTCTGATTTGGTTTGAGCGGAATGGTGTTGGCTACCGGGATGTGCATTGACTGTCTAGCTGATTACCGGCGGCTAGCGCCTTGCCGCTCAGGGGATTTGGGTTCGATGTATTACTCTGGTTTACTGGTTTCTTCAGACAAGGTGATATGCAGGGAGACCGAACAGGTGGCTCGTGTTGAGATTGATTTTGTTGAAGGGCAGCTGGGGGTCAAGACAGAATTTTGTCCCGATGTGGCCGGATTTTGTCCTGGTGTGTCTCGGATTTTGTCCTTGTCTGACCGGAATCTGTCCTGGTCTGCCCTGAACATCGGGGGGAGAACTTTGCGAACCAGTTCAATCTGTTCCACTGAAAAGCCGGTGAAAAACGTCCGTGATTCAGGTGAATCTGAGTCAGTGGTGCGTCCTGTTCCAGTGCACGATGACCTGCCTCGCGCGCGAGCCACGTTCGAAACAGGATACGGATCGACGGGGGCGGTTCAAGTTCAATTTGAGCAGTCCCACTCAGGATCTGCGCAGTGGTGCGTACAGGAAAGTGAGATCTGTTTATGAGAGAACAACCAGGAGTGGGACGAGCGAAGCGTGTTGTGCGCATGAAAAAAGGCAGACAGGTCGAAGCCTGTCTGCCGATAGGTGGTTCTCGGTTAAACCGGGATCACTCAGGAGACCTTCATGGCCTCAGCGAGAATCTGGGAAGTACTTTCCCGCATGATCCGGGGATCAACCATTTCGCCCTTCTGGAGGGTGGCACGGACTTCTTTTCCGGAGATGAAGACCGGCTTTTCTTCGGAATGGTTTTCCATCAGGTCGACGCGGCCCATCGATTCGTAGTAGGCTGCGAAGCCAACGTTGACGGGCTGAATCAGCAGTTCGCCATTCAGGTTGTTGAAGATTTCCTGGGCGTCGAAGTCACCCCAGATCGCGGTGCCGTCTGCGTAAGGAGCGTCGGCATGTTTACGACCGATGATGATGTTCGTGTAGCCCATGTTCTGACGGTAGATGGCGTGCATGACGGCTTCTTTGGGACCGCCGTAGAACATTTTGATGTCCAGACCGAGCAGCAGAACGCGATCGGGAGGATTGTCGTCGCGGGCACCCCAGAGTTCGGGATCGCTGTCGCCATCGCCCAGTTCACGGTTTTCGATCAGCTTTTCGTAGGTCTGCATGCGGATCTCTGCACTCACGTCGTCGCTCTTGGTTTCCCCGATCAGCGGGTTGAGGACAGCGCCGGCGTTCTTGCCGTCTTTCAGGAGTTTTTCGAGACCGTAGACCAGGGCGTATTCGTGAGCCCGGTGCAGCGGGTTACGAGTCTGGAAGGCAACCACGGCATCCCAGCCTTTTTCTGCGATCAGGGCACGGACTTCGCGAGGAGTCAGAACGTATTTGCCGAATTCGCTGTTCTTGGGCTGAGGCAGCACGCGGATTTCACCACCGATCAGGTGAGTTTTATCGGCATCGCCTTCGAGGACCATGGCCGCACCAGGGTGGTCGGTGCGTTCGGTCTGGTAGACGCTCTGGATGTATTTGGGTTTGTCCCATTCGAAGACGTCACCGATTTCCAGGATCGCGACGATTTCGCCTGCCGGGCAGGTCAGAGCGACTTTCTGTCCGCTGGAGAGGGTGCCGGCCAGTTCGGAGGTGACGGGCAGTGCGAGCGGGATGGTCCAGGCGTATTTCTTACCGTTGACTTCGATGCAGGCTTCGTCCAGCACGCGATTGTAGACGTCCCCGTTCATCGGTCCGGTCAGCGGGCTCAGAGTCCCGTCGCCGAGGCGGTATACGGTAGACAAGTCGGCGGCAGAAACAGGAACCTGGGGCAGGCTGGCTGCTTCGGCTTTGAAGCTGTCAATTTCCCCTGCGGGCACTGTACAGCAAACGGGTTCAGTCAACCCTCCGTGAGGGGCAATCAGATCGGCCATTGTTTGAATTCTCAATATTTGTAAAAAGTTCCGAAATTAACGCCAGCCAGTGGGCGTCTCCAGCAGCGAAATTAGGGAAACGCCGTCAAAACTTCAAGCAACAGACAGGGGGATTCATGGAAATCAAAAAACTCTCTCGTTTCACGGCAATTTCCGCCGGTTTAAGTCGAATTCAGCCACGCAAACCGGCCTGTTTCATGAGGGAATCGGTGGATTCGTATGCTTCGCGGACCCATTCCTCGATTTTGTCGGGTTCGGGGGAGTACTCGAGCTCGAGTGAAATGGCCCCGTCGATGTTCAATTTTTTAATCTCAGCCAGGTAGGGTTCGAAGTGAACAACGCCACGCCCGGGAGGCAGATCGCCGTGTACTTGACCGTCGCAGTCCGAAATGTGAACATGGATGGCCTTGCCCTGCAGCTTCTGCAGTTCGGGTGGTTCGACGCCGGCGAGCAGGAGGTGCGAAACGTCGATATTGGCCTTGAGCGCGGGATGATCGACTTCATCGACGAAGCGGACCATGGAATCGACGTCGTTGAGCAGCGAGAGGGGGAACGGTTCGAGTTCCAAGGCGATTTCCAGCCCCAGGTTGACTGCGTATTCGGCGAGCCTGCGACAATTCTCCACCGCGGTTTGCCACTGCTCTGCGGGGGGAATGACTTCGCGGTTCCAGATGTATTCCCCGAGCACCAGCAAGAGGTTGTGTGCCTGGTACTCGTAACAGAGGTCGAGGTAATCCCTGACGCGCTGGAGATGGAACCGCTGCACGCTGGGATTGAAATCGATCAGGCCGACCGCGACACAGCAGACGGACATGATGGGCAGGTCGAGCTGGTCACAGGTATCCTTGACCAGTCTCCGCTCGCGGATGTCGACATCCTGTGGATCGATGAAGATATCCACGCAGTCAAAGCCGATCTCTTTCGTTTTGTGCAATCCCCAGGCGGTATCACGACCGGCCTGAGCCCAGGCGGAGTTGATCATCCCCAGTTTCATAGAGGTTCCTTTGCAGCTGCGGTTCCGGGTGTCCTGTTTCGTTTCCTTCAAGATAACAGTCCGCTTGCAGGGAGAAAAGGCATCGATCAGAATGGGCGGAACAGTTACTGGACTCACCTCATCTCTCTGCAGGATCAGCAGCATATGGATCTCAAATTACAGAACGTCCCCGTTATCATCACCGGAGGTGCCAGCGGCATTGGACTGGCGACCGCACGGACCTTTGCCGAGGAAGGTGCCCTGCCCGTTCTCTGGGATCAGTCGGACCAGGTGACGGCGGTGGCGGAACAGCTCGCTTCAGAAACCGGGCAGATGGTGCATGGATTTCAAGTCGATATCACCGATTTTGAAGCGTTACAGGATGTGACTCGACAGACGGTGGCGGAGGTGAAGCCGTTCGCGCACCTGGTGCATGCGGCGGCGATCGGGTCGGGTAAATTCGGGTTCCCGTTTACGAATCTCACACCGGCTGACTGGCCGCGCGTGTTTGAAGTCAACATGCAGGGCATGGTGAATGTGGCGCATGCGGTGACTCCGGTGATGCAGGAGTCGGACGCGGGGAGCATGGTGTTTGTGAGTTCGATTGCCGGGCAGATCGGATCACAGACCGACCCGCCTTACAGCGCGTCAAAAGCGGCGAATATCAACTTCGCCCAGTGCCTGGCCAAAGACCTGGCTGCGGGGGGAATTCGTGTGAATTCAGTCTGTCCGGGGATGGTACAGACGCCGTTGAATCAATCGGTGTGGCAGGCGTGGAACGATCGTCAACCAGAGTATCATAAACGGAGCTACGAGGACTGGGCGGGGGATAAAATCCGTCAGCTGGTTCCCCTGCAGCGGTGGCAGACGACTCAGGACATTGCGGATATGATTGTGTTTCTCAGTTCGGCCCGTGCCGCGCAGGTGACGGGTCAGACCATCAACGTGGACGGAGGTTTTGTGATGCACTGGTGAGGTGAGGAGAGGGTTCCAAAAACAAAACCCCGCGCAGAGGACCTGTGCGGGGCTGGTGTGTTCGGTTTCAGATCAGCTGGTTGAGAGAGACTACTCAGCTGGTTTCTGATTGGCGCTCTTTGCCAGACGAGATTTGGTCCGGGCAGCGGCGTTTTTGTGGATGATGCCTTTGGCAGCAGCCTGATCAATCTGTTTGCTGGCCAGCTGTAATGCTTTGGTGGCAGCCTGTGCATCGTCACCGGTGATCGCAGCACGGGCATTTTTGATGGCAGATCGTAATTCAGATCGGGTCGCACGGTTACGGACACGACGAACTTCACTTTTCCGCAACGCTCTTTTGGCACTTTTCGTGTTTGGCATTTTTCGACTTAAGTATTTTCTGAGTAACTATTTACTGTTCATACCAGCAACCGCAATTCAAGACGGTCGCCACAAGATATCTCAGGCAGATTGAGAAGTGTAACAATCTGTCGACGGTTATTCCAACCATCCCGAGACGCAAATATGAGGTTTTTTCAGGAATTCTGGAGAGAAACCGGCCATTTTCCCCTGCTAAGAGCGGGGAAAACAGGCCTATGCTCCCCCTTCCATGTCTTCCAGACGCTGGCGGGTATCCCGGAAATCGTAGTCGACGGCCAGAATTTCGCTGTAGTGATCGGCCGCCTGGGATTTCTGGTCTGCATCCTCATAGAGGCGTCCCAGCAGGTAGTGGGCTTCCTTGAACGTATCTTCCTTTTCATCCGGCGACAGCTTGGGAAGGGCTTTTTCAAACTGCCGCTTGGCGAGTTCCTTTTTCCCGTCTGCAAAGAAGCACTTCCCGAGAGCGACCAAGGCATCAGAACTGATGCGGGTGTCTTTGACGGACTGCTGCAGCAGCGGAATTGCGGAAGACCATTTTTTGAGACGGATGAAGCGTTGCGCGAGATCGTACTTGTACCGCATGTCTGCGGGATAGCGTTCCACACGTTTGGTAAGAACTTCGATCTCTTTCTTGATCAGCGCTTTGCTGAGCAGGGTGACCTCTTTTTTCGCTTCGGGATTTTCCCGATCCTGGTTGAAGAGATCCCGGGCTGCGGTGAGCTTCTCTTTGAGCAACTCGATGTCGATGTCTTCGACCTGCTCGCCGATGTTCGCATCTTTGCCGGAAAATTCGTATGCCTTCACATAGCTTTCCCGGGCCTCAACCAACCGACCTTCGCGTTTGTAGTAATCGCCCAGCTTGAGGTAATGGTCCTTGTTTTCAGGCTCTTTGCGAACGGCGCGCTGCAGATCTGCTTCGACAGACTGGCCGGGGCCATCGGCAGTATTGCCCCGCTGGGCCTGATGACGCTGTTCGCGGGAAGCCCGCCCTTCGTCGTAGGCAGACTGACGTTTGACAGACGAAGACTTGTCGGCACCGTCGTATCCGCCACGCACGCGAGTTTCGGTCGCCATCAGAGAGGTGACCTTGGAACGGGCATCGCCGTCCATGGGATCCAGCTTGAGTACCATTTCCCAGCACTCGCGGGATTGTTTGTACTCTCCCTTTTCCTCGAGCAGGTCTCCCAGTTCGCGGAAATACGCCTTGTTGGTTTTATCGTTTTCGATTGCCACCTTGAAGCCGAAAATCGCAGCATCCTCGTAGCCGAGGTTCTGACAGGCAGTAGCCATTTCCGCATTCAGGACGGCGTCCCAGGGATTCAGAGAGAGCCCTTCTTCGGCGAGCTGATCCACACCAGCCCAGTCCTTCTTCCGCCGGGCATTCTTGATTTTGGTTTTGATACTGGCGAGCTTCAAGACGCCCATCTTGGAACCGCTCTGGTTATCGCCGTACTTCTTTCGTTCTGCGCCCCGTTTGGTCTGGCGGTAGAGCAGTGCTTCGGGCTCCAGTTTGACAGCGGTCGTGAACATCTCAATCGAGTAATCCCAGTTCTCTTTGGACAGGGCCTCGTTTCCACGTCTCCAGCAGTCAGCAGCGATTTTTTTGTTTCTGTCAGATGTCATAAATCTCTTCCGCAGTTCCTCAATGCTCAAAATCAATTCTTGAGTAGAACGACACCTCCCCGACTCCCGCATTAGGGATATCGGTACGAAAGGCCCGCACCTTGTTCTTTATCTTCTATTACGCCTCAGTGTTACATCATACAAGATTTTTTAACACCCTACCATCACAAGTTTTAGTTAATTTTACTGCACAAACGCATCGAGCGAATGGATTCGGACGACCTGAACTTGCATCTCTGATGCCGCCTTCGCACAATGGAAGCCTCTTCGCTGATCAATTGATCTGGGGAGACCCGTCCCATTCCATACAATCAATCGACCGACTCAAGAACACTCCGGGAGTATTCCAATGAAGCAGTTTATGATTCGCGCCCTCACTGGCTGCTGTGCTTTTTTAATTCTGGTCCCACTGGGACTGGCTGACTCGAAAGACCCGAAGTGGGCCGCCAACAGCGTAGAAAAAGCGGGTCCCGACTTTAAGATTCAGGGCGAATACTCGGGGATTCTGGGCGGTGGTGACGAAACCCTCAAGTATGGGGTACAGGTGATTGCCCTGGGTGATGGTAAATTTGAAGCCGTCGGTTATCCCGGTGGTCTTCCCGGCGATGGCTGGAACCAGGAGAAGAAAGTCAGCGCTGAAGGGGTCAAGGATGGCAATGTCATCAGCTTCAAATCGGAAG
This window harbors:
- a CDS encoding SDR family NAD(P)-dependent oxidoreductase, giving the protein MDLKLQNVPVIITGGASGIGLATARTFAEEGALPVLWDQSDQVTAVAEQLASETGQMVHGFQVDITDFEALQDVTRQTVAEVKPFAHLVHAAAIGSGKFGFPFTNLTPADWPRVFEVNMQGMVNVAHAVTPVMQESDAGSMVFVSSIAGQIGSQTDPPYSASKAANINFAQCLAKDLAAGGIRVNSVCPGMVQTPLNQSVWQAWNDRQPEYHKRSYEDWAGDKIRQLVPLQRWQTTQDIADMIVFLSSARAAQVTGQTINVDGGFVMHW
- a CDS encoding sugar phosphate isomerase/epimerase family protein, which encodes MKLGMINSAWAQAGRDTAWGLHKTKEIGFDCVDIFIDPQDVDIRERRLVKDTCDQLDLPIMSVCCVAVGLIDFNPSVQRFHLQRVRDYLDLCYEYQAHNLLLVLGEYIWNREVIPPAEQWQTAVENCRRLAEYAVNLGLEIALELEPFPLSLLNDVDSMVRFVDEVDHPALKANIDVSHLLLAGVEPPELQKLQGKAIHVHISDCDGQVHGDLPPGRGVVHFEPYLAEIKKLNIDGAISLELEYSPEPDKIEEWVREAYESTDSLMKQAGLRG
- the rpsT gene encoding 30S ribosomal protein S20, with translation MPNTKSAKRALRKSEVRRVRNRATRSELRSAIKNARAAITGDDAQAATKALQLASKQIDQAAAKGIIHKNAAARTKSRLAKSANQKPAE
- a CDS encoding tetratricopeptide repeat protein, giving the protein MTSDRNKKIAADCWRRGNEALSKENWDYSIEMFTTAVKLEPEALLYRQTKRGAERKKYGDNQSGSKMGVLKLASIKTKIKNARRKKDWAGVDQLAEEGLSLNPWDAVLNAEMATACQNLGYEDAAIFGFKVAIENDKTNKAYFRELGDLLEEKGEYKQSRECWEMVLKLDPMDGDARSKVTSLMATETRVRGGYDGADKSSSVKRQSAYDEGRASREQRHQAQRGNTADGPGQSVEADLQRAVRKEPENKDHYLKLGDYYKREGRLVEARESYVKAYEFSGKDANIGEQVEDIDIELLKEKLTAARDLFNQDRENPEAKKEVTLLSKALIKKEIEVLTKRVERYPADMRYKYDLAQRFIRLKKWSSAIPLLQQSVKDTRISSDALVALGKCFFADGKKELAKRQFEKALPKLSPDEKEDTFKEAHYLLGRLYEDADQKSQAADHYSEILAVDYDFRDTRQRLEDMEGGA
- a CDS encoding sulfate adenylyltransferase; its protein translation is MADLIAPHGGLTEPVCCTVPAGEIDSFKAEAASLPQVPVSAADLSTVYRLGDGTLSPLTGPMNGDVYNRVLDEACIEVNGKKYAWTIPLALPVTSELAGTLSSGQKVALTCPAGEIVAILEIGDVFEWDKPKYIQSVYQTERTDHPGAAMVLEGDADKTHLIGGEIRVLPQPKNSEFGKYVLTPREVRALIAEKGWDAVVAFQTRNPLHRAHEYALVYGLEKLLKDGKNAGAVLNPLIGETKSDDVSAEIRMQTYEKLIENRELGDGDSDPELWGARDDNPPDRVLLLGLDIKMFYGGPKEAVMHAIYRQNMGYTNIIIGRKHADAPYADGTAIWGDFDAQEIFNNLNGELLIQPVNVGFAAYYESMGRVDLMENHSEEKPVFISGKEVRATLQKGEMVDPRIMRESTSQILAEAMKVS